A window from Bordetella petrii encodes these proteins:
- a CDS encoding type VI secretion system tip protein TssI/VgrG — MDIPSFIQSRPIIAHTPLEGSLTFKQMTGHEGMSQLFEFDVELLADNFNLDLKQLLGKPLTLELATTSKTRYLSGQIVRCVMVGRESSTSRNYIYKVTVRPWLWYLTQTSDNKIFQQKSVPDIIKEVLGEYGYPFEMKLTGSYRSWEYCVQYQETDFAFISRLMEHEGIYYYFKHDKDQHTLVMTDDIGSHEPVPGYESIPYYGPDRVSTPQEEYVSMWEISAQVTPDGYATVDYDFTKPGASLDAVSKRAGGSEPGNLEMFEWQGGFQEAQHGEQYARVRLEELQSIQEQDLGMSNARGLAPGHLFTLKNHPRKAENREYLVVSVNYRMSVGGYSTNSGSEEFYEESFSALPSSVQFRAPRVTPIPRTHGPQTARVVGPAGKEIWTDKYGRIKIQFHWDRYGQKNESSSCWVRVSSPWAGGGFGGLQLPRINDEVVVDFIGGCPDRPLVLGRVYNANNMPPVELPGNANQSGFRSQSVYGDPTMCNKMIFDDTLGSELVHQRAQKDMNHEVVNNHGHTVGSNYTVDVGEGLSTTAGTKKTHVKGTTDCTRDGTTTVNQKSYVETTQGVVRQSVTGDVTRSVTGMLTTTQIGAQAITEVNAVGHYLVGSYGSVQVGSFKKTIFGNVG, encoded by the coding sequence GTGGATATTCCAAGCTTCATCCAGTCCCGTCCCATCATTGCCCATACTCCCCTGGAAGGCAGCCTGACATTCAAGCAGATGACAGGCCACGAAGGCATGTCGCAATTGTTCGAATTCGATGTCGAACTGCTGGCCGACAATTTCAACCTGGATCTGAAACAGCTGCTGGGCAAGCCCCTGACGCTGGAACTCGCCACCACGTCGAAAACCCGTTACCTGAGCGGCCAGATTGTGCGCTGCGTAATGGTGGGCCGCGAAAGCAGCACGTCGCGCAACTATATCTACAAGGTCACGGTGCGGCCCTGGCTGTGGTACCTGACGCAAACCTCGGACAACAAGATCTTCCAGCAGAAGAGCGTTCCCGACATCATCAAGGAAGTGCTGGGCGAATACGGCTATCCGTTCGAGATGAAGCTCACGGGCAGCTACCGTTCCTGGGAATACTGCGTGCAGTACCAGGAAACCGACTTCGCCTTCATCAGCCGCCTGATGGAGCACGAGGGCATCTATTACTACTTCAAGCACGACAAAGACCAGCACACGCTGGTCATGACCGACGACATCGGTTCGCACGAGCCCGTGCCGGGCTACGAATCGATTCCCTACTACGGCCCCGACCGCGTGTCCACGCCGCAGGAAGAATACGTTTCGATGTGGGAAATCTCGGCGCAGGTTACGCCCGACGGCTACGCCACGGTGGACTACGATTTCACCAAGCCCGGCGCCAGCCTGGATGCCGTGTCCAAGCGGGCCGGCGGGTCCGAGCCCGGCAACCTGGAAATGTTCGAGTGGCAGGGCGGTTTCCAGGAAGCGCAGCATGGCGAGCAATACGCGCGCGTGCGCCTGGAAGAACTGCAAAGCATCCAGGAACAGGACCTGGGCATGAGCAACGCCCGCGGCCTGGCGCCCGGCCACCTTTTCACGCTGAAAAACCACCCCCGCAAGGCCGAAAACCGTGAATACCTGGTGGTGTCGGTGAATTACCGCATGAGCGTGGGCGGCTATTCCACCAACAGCGGCTCGGAAGAATTCTACGAAGAGTCCTTCTCGGCGCTGCCGTCCAGCGTGCAATTCCGCGCGCCGCGCGTCACGCCCATTCCGCGCACCCACGGCCCGCAGACGGCCCGCGTGGTGGGCCCCGCCGGTAAGGAAATCTGGACCGACAAGTACGGCCGCATCAAGATCCAGTTCCACTGGGACCGCTACGGCCAGAAAAACGAAAGCAGTTCGTGCTGGGTGCGCGTGTCCAGCCCCTGGGCGGGCGGCGGATTCGGCGGGCTGCAATTGCCGCGCATCAATGACGAAGTGGTGGTCGATTTCATCGGCGGCTGCCCCGATCGTCCGCTGGTGCTGGGCCGCGTGTACAACGCCAACAACATGCCGCCGGTCGAGCTGCCGGGCAACGCGAACCAGAGCGGTTTCCGCAGCCAGTCGGTGTACGGCGACCCGACCATGTGCAACAAGATGATCTTCGACGACACGCTGGGCAGCGAACTGGTGCACCAGCGGGCGCAAAAGGACATGAACCACGAGGTGGTGAACAACCATGGGCACACGGTCGGCTCGAATTACACCGTTGATGTGGGCGAAGGGCTCAGCACGACTGCGGGAACGAAGAAAACCCACGTAAAAGGCACGACCGATTGCACCCGGGACGGCACCACCACCGTGAACCAGAAATCGTATGTCGAGACCACGCAGGGCGTGGTGCGCCAATCGGTTACTGGCGACGTTACCCGGTCGGTTACCGGCATGCTGACCACCACCCAGATAGGGGCGCAGGCAATCACCGAAGTGAATGCGGTTGGCCATTACCTAGTGGGTTCGTATGGTTCGGTGCAGGTGGGCAGCTTCAAGAAAACGATCTTTGGCAATGTCGGTTAA
- a CDS encoding NAD(P)H-quinone oxidoreductase, which yields MRAVEITQPGGPEVLVPADRPMPEPGAGEVLIKVAAAGINRPDVFQRKGNYAPPPGASDLPGLEVAGEIVGGDAAAGGFAVGDKVCALVAGGGYAEYCVAPAAQCLPIPKGLSEIEAAGLPETYFTVWSNVFDRGALQDGETLLVHGGASGIGTTAIQLARALGNTVYATVGSDERARAVEALGAARGINYKTQDFVQEVRDATGGAGVNVILDMVAGEYINRNMKCLADDGRIVVIALLGGARAEVDCNQILRRRLTLTGSTLRPRPVAFKGAIAQALRQRVWPLLEQGAIKPIVHATFPLEQAAAAHAMMEAGENIGKIILTV from the coding sequence ATGCGAGCTGTAGAGATAACCCAACCCGGCGGCCCCGAAGTCCTGGTGCCGGCCGATCGCCCCATGCCCGAACCGGGCGCGGGCGAAGTGCTTATCAAGGTTGCAGCCGCAGGCATCAACCGCCCCGACGTGTTCCAGCGCAAGGGCAACTACGCGCCGCCTCCGGGCGCCTCTGACCTGCCGGGCCTGGAAGTGGCCGGCGAGATCGTCGGCGGCGACGCCGCGGCCGGCGGGTTCGCGGTCGGCGACAAGGTGTGCGCCCTGGTGGCGGGCGGCGGCTACGCCGAATACTGCGTCGCCCCGGCCGCGCAGTGCCTGCCCATTCCCAAGGGCCTGTCCGAGATCGAGGCCGCCGGCCTGCCTGAAACCTATTTCACGGTCTGGAGCAATGTGTTCGACCGCGGCGCCCTGCAAGACGGCGAAACCCTGCTGGTGCACGGCGGCGCCAGCGGCATCGGCACCACGGCCATCCAGCTGGCCCGCGCCCTGGGCAACACCGTCTACGCCACCGTGGGCAGCGACGAGCGCGCCCGCGCGGTCGAGGCGCTGGGCGCCGCGCGCGGCATCAACTACAAGACGCAGGATTTCGTGCAAGAGGTGCGCGACGCCACCGGCGGCGCCGGCGTCAATGTCATCCTGGACATGGTGGCGGGCGAATACATCAACCGCAACATGAAATGCCTGGCCGACGACGGCCGCATCGTGGTCATCGCCCTGCTGGGCGGCGCCCGCGCCGAGGTGGACTGCAATCAGATATTGCGCCGCCGCCTGACCCTGACCGGCTCCACCCTGCGCCCGCGCCCGGTGGCCTTCAAGGGCGCCATCGCCCAGGCCCTGCGCCAGCGCGTGTGGCCCCTGCTGGAACAGGGCGCCATCAAGCCCATCGTGCACGCCACCTTCCCCCTGGAGCAGGCGGCCGCGGCCCACGCCATGATGGAAGCCGGCGAAAACATCGGCAAGATCATCCTGACGGTGTAA
- a CDS encoding pentapeptide repeat-containing protein, which yields MSKAQILAKAHTLELMQDMSVAGEAFGADMLEGMSFHNVDFSRVTLDKTSFKDCIFHKCSFAGARAAAANFSGIQMLHCDLSGASFTGCNLTQATILSSRLVKTSFDACDCSKMELTDSDATQVRFCGQRLDDVNFLDVVLDEADFSSAVLSGALLHELDLRTVNLKQATMRDVAFSGCDVSGQDFSDQVLSGAQFNEAKLHNVIFARCSLAGSNFSDSEVKNTSFLEADIRESLFVNVNMQQSSVARACLDKTLWNGAVIVGSDFGSSTLNMAVFQQANVEDSSFSGTELQYADFSYARLHQCAFDDALMMGTKFHRALCDENLKNRPGAISRDNELFEAELWSVS from the coding sequence ATGAGCAAGGCGCAGATTCTCGCCAAGGCGCACACCCTGGAGCTGATGCAGGACATGAGCGTGGCCGGCGAAGCCTTCGGTGCAGACATGCTCGAAGGAATGTCGTTCCACAATGTCGACTTCTCCCGGGTCACGCTCGACAAGACGTCGTTCAAGGACTGCATATTCCACAAATGCAGCTTTGCTGGCGCCAGGGCGGCGGCTGCCAATTTTTCCGGCATCCAGATGTTGCACTGCGACTTGTCGGGCGCGTCGTTTACGGGCTGCAATCTGACGCAGGCCACCATTCTTTCGTCGAGGCTGGTCAAGACGTCTTTTGACGCCTGCGACTGCAGCAAGATGGAACTCACCGATTCCGATGCCACCCAGGTGCGCTTCTGCGGCCAAAGGCTCGATGACGTGAATTTCCTGGATGTCGTCCTGGACGAGGCGGATTTCTCTTCGGCTGTATTGTCCGGCGCTCTGCTTCACGAACTCGACTTGCGCACGGTCAACTTGAAACAGGCCACGATGCGGGATGTGGCTTTTTCGGGGTGTGATGTGTCGGGGCAGGATTTTTCAGACCAGGTGCTGTCCGGAGCGCAATTCAACGAGGCGAAGCTGCACAATGTCATTTTCGCCCGCTGCTCGCTGGCGGGAAGCAATTTCTCTGACAGCGAGGTAAAGAACACCTCTTTCCTGGAAGCAGACATCCGCGAATCGCTGTTCGTCAATGTGAATATGCAGCAATCCAGCGTGGCGCGGGCGTGCCTTGATAAAACCCTGTGGAACGGGGCGGTTATTGTCGGCTCGGATTTCGGTTCGTCGACCTTGAACATGGCCGTTTTTCAGCAGGCCAACGTCGAGGATTCCAGCTTTTCCGGCACCGAATTGCAGTACGCCGATTTTTCCTATGCCAGGCTGCACCAATGCGCGTTCGACGACGCGCTGATGATGGGCACCAAGTTCCATCGCGCGCTGTGCGATGAAAACCTGAAAAACCGGCCGGGAGCGATCAGCCGGGACAACGAATTGTTCGAAGCAGAGTTGTGGAGCGTTTCTTAA
- the tpiA gene encoding triose-phosphate isomerase, translating into MTSVENRARLVLGNWKMHGSLAENAALLDALRAADPASHCEIGVCVPFPYLAQAASALNGSAVSWGAQDISAHAKGAYTGEVSGAMLNEFGCRWALAGHSERRSLHGETDQAVADKARAALDAGLTPVVCVGESLAEREGGNTLGVIERQLEPILALGADALARMVLAYEPVWAIGTGRTATPEQAQEVHGAIRVALRGLGAGQVRVLYGGSVKAANAATLFAMPDIDGALVGGASLVAEEFLRIAAP; encoded by the coding sequence ATGACCTCTGTTGAAAACCGCGCCCGCCTTGTGCTGGGCAACTGGAAGATGCACGGCAGCCTGGCCGAGAACGCCGCGCTGCTCGACGCGCTGCGCGCGGCCGACCCGGCCTCGCACTGCGAAATCGGCGTCTGCGTGCCGTTCCCGTACCTGGCCCAGGCCGCGTCGGCCCTGAACGGCAGCGCCGTGTCCTGGGGCGCGCAAGACATCAGCGCGCACGCCAAGGGCGCCTACACCGGCGAAGTCTCGGGCGCCATGCTGAACGAATTCGGCTGCCGCTGGGCTCTGGCGGGCCACTCTGAACGCCGCAGCCTGCACGGCGAAACCGACCAGGCCGTGGCCGACAAGGCCCGCGCCGCGCTCGACGCAGGCCTGACGCCGGTGGTGTGCGTGGGCGAGTCCCTGGCCGAACGCGAGGGCGGCAACACCCTGGGCGTCATCGAGCGCCAGCTCGAGCCCATCCTGGCCCTGGGCGCCGACGCGCTGGCGCGCATGGTGCTGGCCTACGAACCCGTCTGGGCCATCGGCACCGGCCGCACGGCCACGCCCGAGCAGGCCCAGGAAGTCCATGGCGCCATCCGTGTCGCCCTGCGCGGCCTGGGCGCCGGCCAGGTGCGCGTGCTGTACGGCGGCAGCGTCAAGGCCGCCAATGCGGCCACCTTGTTTGCCATGCCCGACATCGACGGCGCCCTGGTGGGCGGCGCATCGCTGGTGGCCGAAGAATTCTTGCGCATCGCCGCACCCTAA
- a CDS encoding DUF2784 domain-containing protein → MVYRILADLVLLAHAGFILFAVLGGLLVLRKRRLLPWHLAALAWGAAVMGMGWICPLTPLENQLRQLAGQDGYPGGFIEHYVFGLIYPDGLTRPMQMALAGALVAFNAAVYAVVYRRRRQ, encoded by the coding sequence ATGGTTTATCGCATTCTTGCCGATCTGGTCCTGCTGGCCCATGCCGGCTTCATATTGTTCGCGGTGCTGGGCGGTTTGCTGGTGCTGCGCAAGCGCCGGCTGCTGCCGTGGCACCTGGCGGCCCTGGCATGGGGCGCCGCGGTGATGGGCATGGGCTGGATCTGTCCGCTGACCCCACTGGAAAACCAGCTGCGGCAACTGGCCGGGCAGGACGGCTACCCCGGCGGCTTCATCGAGCATTATGTATTCGGCCTGATCTACCCCGACGGCCTGACCCGGCCCATGCAGATGGCCCTGGCGGGCGCCCTGGTGGCCTTCAACGCGGCTGTCTACGCCGTTGTGTATCGCCGCCGGCGCCAATAG
- a CDS encoding DUF2169 domain-containing protein → MKFIKPLRLLVMPRPYRWRNGVHLAVTIAATFEDKGGTPLILPEHAWMQETLPELDADEMLDYVMPKPHPEFLVSGNAYTAHQDEKRHCMVSVRVADKRKDVLAFGDRHWTGNRISSPQPFDCMPLTWGRSFGGGSVPENPLGVGLDEAEFNGVRAVPLPNVESPTERIHSRGQMVRPCNLGQIRIDWPPRIQRLGTWDAEWLENVGTGFFDDMQPTAFNGAADDQIWHDRDTLPLGASFEIWNMQQEQPCWSGTLPEVQARCFIRRRFGDGQLDEMPMRCTTVWFVPHQSRYILLFHGTLPINDDDGYDVSTVMAALERTGQPRPQAHYEHIYALRDDRQQAVLHALNDDELMPADMLAPWIEKLDFGSNALLSKVDRMLGESGFPPGVFVGPTKPKSLSDLPEMVESNRKYQQELMAELQAERDARNDPAWLDSGDKAWANSRKLQQDVYRSLDFAGKKTADDIVLPHRGPPEIKGLYGEAKSLEGRRDYREMAAALDRKSHEMTSFLRSSMNKVYLYSVHYQSGVAKVGEHQASLLRNRVLKKYRLGRNLSKMDLTGADLSGMDLSGADFSEAWLENADLSGCNLSGAKFDKTVLARAQFRATQLDDAKFLGCNISQADFQSCTARGALWRNVISEKGTRLQSCTFEDATFDKFDFEGATLTDVHFVSTLLDSIDFRACALANCSMTGTKLFKTDFYECTIRDSALHECLLEGPLFDGTSLANVELEKCHVLKTTFMSNAKFDGCRILENSFLQTMFRAVRFTDVDLSGCVFERCDLSEAVFERCALRQIRTPQTMFIRASFNTSDLSGSNFMHGIFQKADFIGARLARCNFFRADMSETLLDPATDISDSYVQHTRLVPRRPPGAQSERGQP, encoded by the coding sequence GTGAAGTTCATCAAGCCGCTGAGATTGCTGGTCATGCCCAGGCCGTATCGCTGGCGCAACGGCGTGCACCTGGCTGTCACCATCGCCGCCACATTCGAAGACAAGGGAGGGACGCCGCTCATCCTGCCCGAGCATGCCTGGATGCAGGAAACCCTGCCCGAGCTCGACGCGGATGAAATGCTCGATTATGTAATGCCGAAGCCTCATCCCGAGTTTCTGGTAAGCGGAAACGCGTACACGGCGCACCAGGATGAAAAAAGACATTGCATGGTGAGCGTGCGAGTAGCAGACAAGCGCAAGGATGTGCTGGCATTCGGCGACCGGCACTGGACAGGCAACCGCATTTCCAGCCCTCAGCCATTCGATTGCATGCCCTTGACATGGGGGCGCTCATTCGGCGGCGGCTCGGTGCCGGAAAATCCTTTGGGGGTAGGGCTGGACGAGGCCGAGTTTAATGGCGTGCGGGCGGTGCCCTTGCCGAACGTGGAATCGCCCACCGAGCGCATTCACAGCAGGGGCCAGATGGTTCGCCCCTGCAATCTGGGCCAGATCCGCATCGATTGGCCTCCGCGCATACAACGGCTCGGTACGTGGGACGCGGAGTGGCTGGAAAATGTCGGCACGGGATTCTTCGACGATATGCAGCCCACGGCATTCAACGGGGCCGCGGACGACCAGATATGGCACGACCGCGACACGCTGCCCTTGGGCGCATCGTTTGAAATCTGGAATATGCAGCAAGAGCAGCCATGCTGGTCGGGAACCTTGCCCGAGGTGCAGGCGCGATGTTTCATCCGCAGGCGTTTCGGGGACGGGCAGCTGGATGAAATGCCGATGCGATGCACCACGGTCTGGTTCGTGCCGCATCAGAGCCGGTACATTTTGCTGTTTCACGGCACTTTGCCTATCAATGACGATGACGGCTATGACGTAAGCACGGTCATGGCTGCCCTGGAGCGAACCGGGCAGCCGCGTCCGCAAGCGCATTACGAGCATATCTACGCCCTGCGCGACGACCGCCAGCAGGCGGTACTGCATGCGCTGAACGACGACGAGCTCATGCCCGCCGACATGCTGGCGCCCTGGATCGAAAAGCTGGATTTCGGCAGTAATGCGCTGCTTTCCAAGGTCGATCGGATGCTCGGCGAAAGCGGCTTTCCCCCGGGCGTGTTCGTGGGGCCGACCAAGCCCAAATCGCTGAGCGATTTGCCTGAAATGGTGGAGTCCAATCGGAAGTACCAGCAGGAGCTGATGGCCGAACTCCAGGCCGAGCGCGACGCCAGGAATGACCCGGCGTGGCTGGACAGCGGCGACAAGGCCTGGGCGAACTCGCGCAAGCTGCAGCAGGACGTTTACCGCAGCCTGGATTTTGCCGGCAAGAAGACCGCCGATGACATCGTCCTGCCCCACAGGGGGCCACCCGAGATAAAAGGACTGTACGGCGAGGCGAAATCGCTGGAGGGGCGCAGGGATTATCGCGAGATGGCCGCCGCGCTGGACAGGAAATCGCACGAGATGACCAGTTTTCTGCGCTCGTCGATGAACAAGGTCTATCTGTATTCCGTCCATTACCAGAGCGGTGTCGCAAAAGTGGGCGAGCATCAGGCCAGCCTCCTGCGCAACCGGGTGCTCAAAAAATACCGGCTGGGCCGCAATCTTTCAAAAATGGATCTCACCGGCGCCGATCTTTCCGGCATGGACTTGTCGGGGGCGGATTTTTCCGAGGCATGGCTGGAAAACGCCGACCTGAGCGGCTGCAATCTATCGGGCGCCAAGTTCGACAAGACCGTGCTGGCCCGGGCGCAGTTTCGCGCTACGCAGCTCGATGATGCGAAATTCCTGGGCTGCAATATCAGTCAGGCCGATTTCCAGAGCTGCACCGCCCGGGGCGCGCTGTGGCGGAACGTGATTTCGGAAAAGGGAACCCGGCTGCAATCCTGCACTTTCGAAGATGCCACCTTTGACAAATTCGACTTTGAAGGCGCAACACTCACCGACGTCCATTTCGTCTCGACGCTGCTGGATTCAATCGATTTCAGGGCGTGCGCGCTGGCAAATTGCAGCATGACGGGTACCAAGCTGTTCAAGACAGACTTCTATGAGTGCACGATCCGTGACTCGGCGTTGCACGAGTGCCTGCTGGAGGGGCCGTTGTTCGACGGGACTTCGCTTGCCAATGTAGAGCTGGAAAAGTGCCATGTGCTGAAGACCACTTTCATGTCGAACGCCAAGTTCGACGGCTGCCGTATCCTGGAAAACTCGTTTCTGCAGACGATGTTCCGGGCGGTGCGTTTTACCGACGTTGATCTGTCGGGCTGCGTGTTCGAGCGCTGCGACTTGTCAGAGGCCGTTTTCGAGCGTTGCGCGCTGCGGCAGATCCGCACGCCTCAGACCATGTTCATCAGGGCGAGTTTCAATACTTCGGATCTGTCGGGCAGCAACTTCATGCACGGGATTTTCCAGAAAGCCGACTTCATCGGCGCGCGGCTGGCGCGATGCAATTTTTTCCGTGCCGACATGAGCGAGACTTTGCTGGACCCGGCGACGGATATTTCCGACTCGTATGTGCAGCATACCCGCCTGGTGCCGCGCCGCCCGCCCGGCGCGCAGTCGGAAAGAGGGCAGCCATGA
- a CDS encoding PIN domain-containing protein, which yields MPSPDLIPAPFVVLDACVLMSGIVRRLMLRLAASGVYQPVWSERIGEEWRRNAARLWAIPADVLDDQWAEMNRHFPQAAQADLQAYEAGLRYSDPKDFHVIAAGLAWRARCGLQQPPQVLVATWNLKDFSRSELRRQGLDALNPDRLLSQWWQADAARLREAIRAVPDDYVALGREPEPLAATLHRERLYRLKALVARDGL from the coding sequence GTGCCCTCGCCTGACCTGATCCCCGCCCCTTTTGTCGTGCTGGACGCCTGCGTCCTGATGTCCGGCATCGTGCGCCGCCTGATGCTGCGGCTGGCCGCCAGCGGCGTCTACCAGCCGGTCTGGAGCGAGCGCATCGGCGAGGAATGGCGCCGCAATGCAGCCCGCCTGTGGGCCATTCCGGCCGATGTGCTGGACGATCAATGGGCCGAAATGAACCGGCATTTTCCGCAAGCCGCGCAAGCCGATCTGCAGGCCTACGAAGCAGGCCTGCGCTACAGCGACCCCAAGGATTTCCACGTGATCGCGGCCGGCCTGGCGTGGCGGGCCCGCTGCGGCCTGCAGCAGCCGCCCCAGGTACTGGTGGCCACCTGGAACCTGAAGGACTTCAGCCGCTCGGAATTGCGGCGCCAGGGCCTGGACGCGCTCAACCCCGACCGGCTGCTGTCGCAGTGGTGGCAGGCCGACGCCGCGCGGCTGCGCGAGGCGATCCGGGCCGTGCCGGACGATTACGTGGCCCTGGGCCGCGAGCCGGAACCTCTGGCCGCCACGCTGCACCGTGAACGCCTGTACCGCCTGAAGGCCCTGGTGGCGCGCGACGGGCTGTAG
- a CDS encoding threonine ammonia-lyase, with protein sequence MIDLAAIQAARARLQGQVHKTPFTHSRTLSDILDAEVWLKFENLQFTASFKERGALNRMLALTPEERARGVIAVSAGNHAQGVAYHAQRMGVPAVIVMPRFTPTVKVANTRRFGADVVLHGDTFDDAQAHGYELARERGLVMIHPYDDAAVIAGQGTLALEMLEDQPGLDAMVIAIGGGGLIGGIATAARAIKPGIEIVGVQTERFPAMYAAMRGVAMTPGHYTIAEGIAVKSPGAITQEIVRRLVDRIELVSEADIEHAIVVLLEIEKTVVEGAGAAGLAALLHDQAAGTNRFRGKRVALVLTGGNIDPLMLGELIERGMVRAGRLARIRVDLRDLPGALAHATKLIADAQANITEVHHQRAFTALPVRNVEVDFVLQTRGPEHIQEVINVLNAAGFAASNHDH encoded by the coding sequence TTGATCGATCTTGCCGCCATTCAAGCCGCCCGCGCCCGCTTGCAGGGGCAGGTACACAAGACGCCGTTCACCCATTCGCGCACGCTGTCCGACATCCTGGACGCCGAAGTCTGGCTGAAGTTCGAGAACCTGCAGTTCACGGCGTCGTTCAAAGAACGCGGCGCGCTCAACCGCATGCTGGCGCTTACCCCCGAAGAGCGCGCCAGGGGCGTCATCGCCGTGTCGGCCGGCAACCATGCCCAGGGCGTGGCCTACCATGCGCAGCGCATGGGCGTGCCGGCGGTCATCGTGATGCCGCGCTTCACGCCCACCGTCAAGGTGGCCAACACCCGCAGATTCGGCGCCGATGTCGTGCTGCACGGCGACACCTTCGACGATGCCCAGGCGCACGGCTACGAACTGGCGCGCGAGCGCGGCCTGGTCATGATCCATCCCTACGACGATGCCGCGGTCATCGCGGGGCAGGGCACGCTGGCGCTCGAAATGCTGGAAGACCAGCCCGGCCTCGACGCCATGGTCATCGCCATCGGCGGGGGCGGCCTGATCGGCGGCATCGCCACGGCGGCGCGCGCCATCAAGCCAGGCATCGAGATCGTGGGCGTGCAGACCGAACGTTTTCCGGCCATGTACGCGGCCATGCGCGGCGTGGCGATGACCCCCGGGCACTACACCATCGCCGAAGGCATCGCCGTCAAGTCGCCCGGCGCCATCACCCAGGAAATCGTGCGGCGGCTGGTCGACCGCATCGAACTGGTCAGCGAAGCCGACATCGAGCACGCCATCGTGGTGCTGCTCGAAATCGAGAAAACCGTGGTCGAGGGCGCCGGCGCCGCCGGCCTGGCCGCCTTGCTGCACGACCAGGCCGCGGGCACCAACCGCTTTCGCGGCAAGCGCGTGGCGCTGGTGCTTACCGGCGGCAATATCGACCCCCTGATGCTGGGCGAGCTGATCGAGCGCGGCATGGTGCGGGCCGGCCGCCTGGCCCGCATCCGCGTCGACCTGCGCGATCTGCCCGGCGCCCTGGCGCACGCCACCAAGCTCATTGCCGATGCCCAGGCCAACATCACCGAAGTGCATCATCAACGCGCCTTCACGGCGCTGCCGGTGCGCAATGTGGAAGTGGATTTCGTGCTGCAAACGCGCGGCCCCGAGCACATCCAGGAAGTCATCAACGTGCTGAACGCAGCCGGCTTCGCGGCCAGCAACCACGACCACTGA
- a CDS encoding DedA family protein, producing MDAYLDKIGQFIQANHDWAGPVTFLLTLGESLIVLGLFIPATALMLLTGGLIGAGTLSPWTVLAWGLAGAVAGDALSYWVGRWLGPGLLRRWPFTTQRSAVARARLFFYRYGFASVLIGRFLGPIRSTIPAVAGIMGMSQARFQLANVLSALVWLPLMLAPGFITARGVGALQGSQHIGLIIGTAVSVLLGGGLLVALVRKRRPENARARRHR from the coding sequence ATGGACGCCTATCTCGACAAAATCGGCCAGTTCATCCAGGCCAACCACGACTGGGCCGGCCCGGTCACCTTTCTGCTGACGCTCGGCGAATCGCTGATCGTGCTGGGCCTGTTCATTCCCGCCACGGCGCTGATGCTGCTGACCGGCGGGCTGATCGGCGCGGGCACGCTGTCGCCCTGGACGGTGCTGGCGTGGGGCCTGGCCGGCGCCGTGGCGGGCGATGCCCTGTCGTACTGGGTGGGCCGCTGGCTGGGCCCCGGCCTGCTGCGGCGCTGGCCCTTCACTACTCAGCGCAGTGCGGTAGCGCGCGCCCGGCTGTTCTTCTACCGCTACGGCTTCGCGTCGGTGCTGATCGGCCGCTTCCTGGGGCCGATCCGCTCCACGATCCCGGCCGTGGCGGGCATCATGGGCATGAGCCAGGCGCGCTTCCAGCTGGCCAATGTGCTGTCGGCGCTGGTCTGGCTGCCGCTGATGCTGGCGCCCGGCTTCATCACGGCCCGCGGCGTAGGCGCGCTGCAGGGCAGCCAGCACATCGGCCTGATCATCGGCACGGCGGTCTCGGTACTGCTCGGCGGCGGGCTGCTGGTGGCCCTGGTGCGCAAGCGCCGCCCGGAAAACGCCCGCGCGCGGCGCCACCGCTAG
- the secG gene encoding preprotein translocase subunit SecG, translating to MSMTLTALLVVQVLSALAIIVLVLLQQGKGADMGSAFGSGSAGSLFGATGAANFLSRTTKWAAVVFFASTLGLAYVSHKGSAPSGSVESGVMQNFPADRSVPQVPGAANGGGSSVPQSTPAQPDASVPQVPAPAAQPQPESKPADVPSAPAAQPPADKPAEQPAEKPAAPAQPEAPKPAQ from the coding sequence ATGTCTATGACCCTTACCGCTTTACTGGTCGTGCAGGTGCTGTCCGCCCTGGCGATCATCGTCCTGGTCCTGCTGCAGCAGGGCAAGGGCGCCGACATGGGCTCGGCTTTCGGCAGCGGTTCCGCCGGCAGCCTGTTCGGCGCCACCGGGGCGGCCAACTTCCTGTCGCGCACCACCAAGTGGGCCGCCGTGGTGTTCTTTGCCAGCACCCTGGGCCTGGCCTACGTCAGCCACAAGGGCTCGGCGCCCAGCGGCTCGGTCGAGTCGGGCGTGATGCAGAACTTCCCGGCCGACCGCTCGGTGCCGCAAGTGCCGGGCGCAGCCAACGGCGGCGGCTCGTCTGTGCCGCAAAGCACGCCGGCCCAGCCCGACGCCTCGGTGCCGCAAGTTCCGGCGCCGGCCGCCCAGCCGCAACCCGAATCCAAGCCGGCCGACGTGCCGTCCGCCCCGGCCGCGCAGCCGCCCGCCGACAAGCCGGCGGAACAGCCCGCCGAAAAGCCGGCCGCCCCGGCCCAGCCGGAAGCGCCCAAGCCGGCTCAATAG